A window of Lentibacillus sp. Marseille-P4043 contains these coding sequences:
- a CDS encoding ATP-dependent DNA helicase → MSKQQSIPFTIDKTDNFFDRLGDYIGDVFYDILPEQGYELRDEQIYMAFQLEQAFKNKRTIFAEAGVGTGKTFVYLLYAICYARYKGKPAIISCADETLIEQLVKKSGDIEKLEEALGLDVDVRLAKARENYVCIRKLDSIVNQTDDEDILRVHDEIPDFVLDTSATMKTFERYGDRKEYPWVSDETWDKIAWDPLQQCSTCEWRHRSGQTLNRDYYRHATDIIICSHDFYMEHVWTKESRKREGQLPLLPDASCVVFDEGHLLEFAAQKGLTYRFNFEALSSVLTGYMGQDVREESLRLVEDILTVNDEWFKLLVDGAMVVEGSNRLEINLTKAMHEMAQNLYEKVQQLLEQLVFDAELFTMDDYHTKIIEEYLEYFSYGLSILLKNDEGIYWLEESGGTTTFVIMPRLVEDVLRKEVFSQNIPFVFSSATLSQDGDFSYLADSLGIEEFDFFSVASPFDYEGQMKINGHIEREKQAKWKSIGEQLTQNEGKSLVLFASLHEMNQFRRWAKKQAWPFKLLYEGDREISETVKGFQIDETAVLCAYHLWEGLDVPGDALTQVIIASLPFPPKDPVFQAKRKRSTHPEIEVDAPYMLLRLRQGVGRLIRTSEDAGRIHIWMTAYEKMLYQSRLANVLPVEIEW, encoded by the coding sequence ATGTCCAAACAGCAATCCATTCCATTTACGATAGATAAAACAGATAACTTTTTTGACCGTCTCGGAGATTATATTGGGGACGTGTTTTATGATATTTTACCGGAACAAGGGTATGAATTACGTGACGAACAAATTTATATGGCTTTTCAATTAGAACAGGCCTTTAAAAATAAACGTACAATCTTTGCGGAGGCAGGTGTAGGAACGGGGAAGACATTTGTTTATCTGCTATACGCTATTTGTTATGCGCGGTACAAGGGGAAACCCGCCATTATTTCATGTGCAGATGAGACGTTAATTGAGCAACTTGTGAAAAAGAGCGGTGATATCGAAAAGCTAGAGGAGGCTTTGGGTCTTGATGTTGATGTCAGATTGGCAAAGGCCAGGGAAAACTATGTCTGCATTAGAAAACTGGACTCGATCGTTAATCAGACAGATGATGAGGATATTTTGCGGGTACATGATGAGATTCCAGATTTTGTGCTTGATACAAGCGCCACGATGAAAACATTTGAGCGCTATGGTGACCGGAAAGAGTATCCATGGGTATCAGATGAAACATGGGATAAAATTGCCTGGGACCCGTTGCAGCAATGTTCAACTTGTGAGTGGCGTCATCGCAGTGGACAAACATTAAACAGGGATTATTACCGGCATGCGACAGACATCATTATTTGTTCACATGATTTTTATATGGAACATGTCTGGACAAAGGAATCACGCAAACGAGAAGGTCAATTGCCGTTGCTGCCGGATGCAAGCTGTGTTGTTTTTGATGAAGGGCATTTGCTGGAATTTGCTGCACAAAAAGGCTTAACATATCGGTTTAATTTTGAAGCATTGTCGAGTGTACTGACAGGTTATATGGGGCAAGATGTGCGCGAGGAGTCACTTCGTTTAGTGGAAGATATTTTAACTGTAAATGATGAATGGTTTAAATTGCTTGTAGATGGAGCGATGGTGGTAGAGGGATCGAACCGCTTGGAAATTAATCTTACAAAGGCAATGCACGAAATGGCGCAGAACTTATATGAAAAGGTGCAGCAATTACTGGAGCAATTAGTCTTTGATGCAGAGCTCTTTACGATGGATGACTACCACACGAAAATCATCGAGGAGTATTTAGAGTATTTTTCATATGGTTTGTCTATTTTACTTAAGAACGATGAAGGTATTTATTGGTTGGAGGAGAGCGGAGGGACGACGACCTTCGTGATTATGCCACGTTTAGTAGAAGATGTTTTGCGAAAAGAGGTATTCTCACAAAATATCCCGTTTGTCTTTTCATCGGCTACATTATCACAGGATGGAGATTTTTCTTATTTAGCGGATAGTTTGGGGATTGAGGAGTTTGACTTTTTTTCAGTTGCCTCCCCATTTGATTATGAAGGACAAATGAAAATAAATGGCCATATTGAAAGGGAAAAACAAGCCAAGTGGAAGTCCATCGGTGAGCAATTGACACAAAATGAAGGCAAATCATTGGTGCTGTTTGCATCACTACATGAGATGAACCAGTTTCGACGATGGGCGAAGAAGCAAGCATGGCCTTTTAAATTGCTTTACGAAGGGGATCGGGAAATTAGTGAGACGGTAAAGGGATTTCAAATAGATGAAACGGCTGTGCTATGTGCGTACCATCTGTGGGAAGGATTAGATGTACCTGGAGATGCGTTAACACAAGTGATCATTGCCTCACTTCCTTTTCCACCAAAAGATCCTGTCTTTCAAGCAAAACGGAAACGCTCAACACATCCAGAAATAGAAGTTGATGCACCATACATGTTGCTTCGCTTACGTCAAGGAGTTGGACGTTTAATTCGAACAAGTGAAGATGCTGGGAGGATTCATATTTGGATGACAGCATATGAAAAAATGTTGTACCAAAGTAGATTAGCGAACGTTTTACCAGTTGAAATAGAATGGTAA
- a CDS encoding NUDIX hydrolase: MNLVTITSKLKNRQPSILGYEQFRKHAVLLPLIEKNDETHILFEVRSMNLRSQPGDICFPGGKIDKEDKNPQHCAIRETTEELGINETDITDIIPLDYMVSDFGRIIYPFMGRITTPEQITPNESEVGEVFTVPLSYLLQTRPQKYKVNFQVIPEENFPFDLIIGGENYNWQTRQMDELFYSYDGKVIWGLTAKILNHFLTLIEDKR, encoded by the coding sequence ATGAATCTAGTTACTATCACGTCAAAATTGAAAAATCGACAACCATCCATTCTTGGCTATGAGCAATTTCGTAAACATGCAGTCCTGCTCCCTCTTATTGAAAAGAATGATGAAACACACATTTTATTTGAAGTTAGGTCCATGAATTTACGAAGCCAACCGGGAGATATATGTTTTCCAGGCGGAAAGATTGATAAAGAGGACAAGAACCCTCAACATTGTGCCATTCGGGAGACAACCGAGGAATTGGGGATTAACGAAACGGATATAACGGACATTATTCCACTCGATTATATGGTATCGGATTTTGGTAGAATCATTTATCCATTCATGGGGAGGATCACAACCCCTGAACAAATCACACCTAATGAATCTGAAGTGGGAGAAGTTTTTACTGTACCACTGTCCTATCTCCTTCAAACAAGACCCCAAAAATATAAAGTTAATTTTCAAGTTATTCCTGAAGAAAATTTTCCTTTTGATTTGATTATTGGCGGGGAAAATTATAACTGGCAGACGCGGCAAATGGATGAACTTTTTTACAGCTATGACGGCAAGGTTATTTGGGGATTAACGGCAAAAATACTGAATCATTTTTTGACATTAATAGAGGATAAGAGGTAA
- a CDS encoding fatty acid desaturase, which yields MSKQKQVQLRKNVAPYEKSDMKISIMQIINTILPFFLLWYLAYQSLSVSVWLTLALSIVASGFVIRIFIIFHDCAHQSFFKNKKANRILGTITGIITLFAYEKWKRSHAIHHATSSNLDKRGTGDVWVMTVDEYVSATFWGRLAYRLYRNPIILFGLGPLYLFLLSNRFNRKGARRKERLNTYLINFAIVVIYALLIWAIGWQAFLIIQLPILFISGSLGIWLFYVQHQFEDSYFENEDEWDYVKAAVDGSSYYKLPKVMQWMTGSIGFHHVHHLSPRVPNYNLEKAHESTPPLQQATTITFASSLKSIRFRLYDEATRSFVSFKEVKDLLRKGRPSVQMNTRSTSVQEK from the coding sequence ATGAGTAAACAAAAACAAGTTCAATTAAGAAAAAATGTCGCACCCTATGAAAAGTCAGATATGAAAATAAGTATTATGCAGATTATCAATACGATATTGCCGTTTTTCTTACTTTGGTACCTAGCATATCAAAGTTTGTCTGTTTCTGTTTGGCTAACGCTTGCACTTTCTATTGTTGCATCCGGGTTTGTTATCCGAATTTTTATTATCTTCCATGATTGCGCACACCAATCTTTTTTTAAAAATAAAAAGGCGAATCGGATTCTTGGTACAATTACTGGAATCATTACCCTGTTTGCCTATGAAAAATGGAAACGCAGTCATGCGATCCATCATGCAACAAGCAGTAACTTAGATAAACGTGGAACTGGAGATGTCTGGGTCATGACGGTTGATGAATACGTGTCTGCCACGTTTTGGGGTAGACTAGCTTACCGTCTATACCGTAATCCAATTATACTATTTGGCCTTGGTCCGCTTTACCTTTTCTTGTTATCTAATCGTTTTAACCGAAAAGGGGCTAGACGGAAGGAACGACTGAACACGTATTTGATTAACTTCGCGATTGTTGTTATCTATGCTCTCTTGATTTGGGCAATTGGCTGGCAAGCATTTCTGATAATTCAACTGCCAATTCTGTTTATTTCAGGATCGCTCGGCATCTGGTTGTTTTATGTACAACACCAATTTGAGGATTCCTACTTTGAAAATGAGGATGAATGGGATTATGTAAAAGCCGCGGTCGATGGGAGTTCCTATTACAAGCTTCCGAAAGTAATGCAATGGATGACCGGCAGTATTGGGTTTCATCATGTACACCATTTAAGTCCGAGAGTACCTAATTATAACTTGGAAAAGGCCCATGAATCTACACCACCACTACAACAAGCAACGACCATAACCTTTGCTTCCAGTTTAAAATCGATACGGTTTCGGTTGTATGACGAAGCAACAAGGTCATTTGTCAGTTTTAAAGAGGTTAAAGATCTACTGCGAAAAGGAAGACCTAGCGTACAAATGAACACGAGAAGTACAAGTGTGCAAGAAAAATAA
- a CDS encoding sensor histidine kinase: MQKWYHIIPKNTGLSIYAWIIFCILPFYFIFKSSTTWGIIFGILMIALFFTAYRLSFLSEGWTAYLSVSIEMAISMVMTIFLGYVYFSLFLAFYIGNIQRKAGFITLYVVHLVTTIAAVGIGFFTQNDTFILQLPFIVISVIGVVLLPITIYNRNKREKLENQLKDANKKLSQLVVLEERQRIARDLHDTLGQKLSLIGLKSDLAGKLINKNPTSAKSEIDDVHQTARTALKEVREMVSNMKGANLEDEMVRIKEILKAAQIKFHTEGNPDLSKATPLVENVLSMCLKEAITNVVKHSQATYCVVTIKQSPNELLIIVQDDGVGIPEKVDSFHENGLKGMKERLDFVNGSLDIASENGTTLTIRVPNVIQQT; the protein is encoded by the coding sequence ATGCAGAAATGGTATCATATTATCCCGAAGAATACGGGGCTTAGTATCTATGCGTGGATTATTTTTTGTATTCTGCCTTTCTATTTTATTTTTAAGTCATCAACAACATGGGGAATCATTTTTGGCATTTTGATGATTGCCCTTTTTTTCACTGCATATCGCCTGTCGTTTCTTTCGGAGGGATGGACTGCCTATTTGTCGGTAAGTATTGAAATGGCCATCAGTATGGTTATGACGATCTTTCTAGGCTATGTTTATTTTTCCTTATTTCTGGCATTCTATATCGGTAATATTCAACGAAAAGCTGGTTTTATCACGCTCTATGTTGTTCATCTTGTCACAACAATTGCTGCAGTTGGTATTGGTTTTTTTACACAAAACGATACATTTATCTTGCAACTGCCATTTATCGTAATTAGTGTAATTGGTGTAGTTCTCTTACCAATCACTATCTATAATCGAAACAAGCGTGAAAAATTGGAAAATCAATTAAAAGATGCGAATAAAAAGCTTTCCCAACTAGTGGTTTTGGAGGAACGTCAGCGAATTGCGCGTGATCTGCATGATACATTGGGGCAAAAACTGTCACTCATTGGGTTGAAAAGTGATTTAGCCGGCAAATTAATTAATAAAAACCCTACCTCAGCTAAGAGTGAAATTGACGATGTCCATCAAACGGCAAGGACAGCACTGAAAGAAGTGCGTGAAATGGTATCGAATATGAAGGGTGCAAACTTGGAAGACGAAATGGTTCGAATCAAGGAGATTTTAAAAGCCGCGCAAATCAAATTTCATACGGAAGGTAATCCAGATCTCAGCAAAGCCACGCCATTGGTTGAAAATGTGCTAAGCATGTGTTTGAAAGAGGCGATTACAAATGTTGTCAAACACAGTCAAGCTACCTATTGTGTTGTTACAATTAAGCAATCACCTAATGAACTGCTAATTATTGTGCAAGATGATGGGGTTGGTATCCCAGAAAAAGTAGATTCGTTCCATGAAAATGGACTCAAGGGGATGAAAGAGCGTTTGGATTTTGTAAATGGGAGTTTGGATATTGCGTCAGAAAATGGAACGACGTTGACGATACGAGTGCCAAATGTGATTCAACAAACGTAA
- a CDS encoding response regulator transcription factor, producing the protein MIRIVIAEDQRMLLGALGSLLDLEEDMEIIGKARNGEEALTLVKRHKPEICIMDIEMPLKSGLEAAEELKDDPCKVIILTTFARSGYFERARKAEINGYLLKDSPSEELANSIRIIMDGRRVYAPELVDLAYNNENPLTEREEQVIKLIADGKTTKEIAKQLYLTNGTVRNYVSVILDKLEVSNRIEAISRFKEQGWLK; encoded by the coding sequence GTGATTCGAATTGTTATTGCTGAAGATCAACGAATGCTGTTAGGAGCACTTGGATCATTGCTTGATTTGGAAGAGGATATGGAGATTATTGGTAAAGCGCGGAATGGGGAAGAAGCATTGACTTTGGTGAAGCGGCACAAGCCAGAAATTTGCATAATGGATATTGAAATGCCATTGAAAAGTGGCCTTGAAGCCGCAGAGGAATTGAAAGATGATCCTTGTAAAGTGATTATTTTAACTACCTTTGCCCGATCAGGATATTTCGAACGTGCACGCAAGGCCGAGATTAATGGCTATTTATTAAAGGATAGCCCGAGCGAGGAATTAGCAAACTCAATCCGAATTATTATGGACGGAAGACGGGTATACGCCCCGGAATTAGTTGATTTGGCATACAATAATGAAAATCCATTGACTGAGCGGGAAGAACAGGTGATTAAACTAATTGCAGATGGTAAAACAACAAAAGAAATCGCAAAACAGTTATATCTTACTAATGGTACTGTCCGTAATTATGTTTCCGTTATCCTCGACAAGCTGGAAGTGAGCAATCGAATTGAAGCTATTTCTCGTTTTAAGGAACAGGGCTGGTTGAAGTAA
- the wrbA gene encoding NAD(P)H:quinone oxidoreductase codes for MGFLNKLFGKTPQKETNKMANVKLAVIYYSSTGTNYQMAKWAEEAATAAGAEVKVLKAPELAPEAAIASNPAWKAHYDATKDVSEATSEDLEWADAIIFSTATRFGGIASQMKQFLDMQGGLWAQGKLVNKVVSAMSSAQNDHGGQEASILSLYTSLMHWGAIIAAPGYTDPVLFTTGGNPYGASATVDAEGNIANDVKSAVEVQAKRTVDIAGRVKAGN; via the coding sequence ATGGGATTTTTAAATAAATTATTTGGGAAAACACCCCAGAAGGAGACAAATAAAATGGCAAACGTAAAATTAGCAGTAATTTATTACAGTTCAACAGGTACAAACTATCAAATGGCAAAATGGGCTGAAGAAGCCGCAACGGCAGCCGGAGCAGAAGTAAAAGTATTAAAAGCACCTGAGCTTGCACCTGAAGCAGCAATTGCATCTAACCCAGCATGGAAAGCGCATTATGATGCAACCAAAGATGTTTCTGAAGCAACCTCAGAGGACCTTGAATGGGCTGATGCTATCATCTTCAGTACAGCTACACGTTTCGGTGGCATCGCTTCTCAAATGAAGCAATTCCTTGATATGCAAGGCGGACTATGGGCACAAGGTAAACTTGTAAACAAAGTAGTAAGTGCAATGTCTTCCGCACAAAATGATCATGGCGGCCAAGAAGCTAGCATTCTTTCGCTATATACTTCACTAATGCATTGGGGTGCTATTATCGCGGCACCTGGATATACAGATCCTGTATTATTTACAACAGGAGGAAATCCGTACGGTGCAAGTGCAACAGTTGATGCAGAAGGTAATATAGCGAATGATGTAAAATCGGCTGTAGAAGTTCAAGCTAAGCGTACAGTAGATATTGCTGGACGTGTGAAAGCAGGAAATTAA
- a CDS encoding LytTR family DNA-binding domain-containing protein has translation MERLTLVSLLDVIGELFSDEISIAVSNTSEYIYYRPSKRVDLKIRQGDAVKEGTIAHKALMSKQKVSEFIDRDIFGVPYHGMAVPFERNGKLEGCVMAIYPALTEGKSVVTVKTGDGWKPIPFSNVKYLEVKDRKTHVVADGCSGTNKNSLQEFEYLLPRESFVRCHRSFLVNVNHIKEIYPDTHSTFVLAMDNGATIPVSQSYSSYFRKLLGF, from the coding sequence ATGGAAAGATTAACGTTAGTTTCCTTGTTAGACGTGATTGGTGAGTTATTTTCGGATGAAATTTCAATTGCTGTATCCAATACGAGTGAATATATTTACTATCGGCCAAGTAAACGGGTTGATTTGAAAATTAGACAAGGAGATGCCGTGAAGGAAGGGACAATTGCCCATAAGGCGTTGATGTCAAAACAAAAGGTATCGGAGTTTATCGATCGGGATATATTTGGGGTCCCATATCATGGAATGGCTGTTCCGTTTGAGCGGAATGGGAAATTGGAAGGATGTGTCATGGCAATTTACCCAGCCTTAACAGAAGGGAAATCAGTTGTCACCGTCAAAACAGGGGATGGCTGGAAACCGATCCCTTTTAGTAATGTGAAATATTTAGAAGTGAAGGATAGAAAAACACATGTCGTTGCCGATGGTTGCTCGGGTACTAATAAAAACTCATTGCAGGAATTTGAATATTTATTGCCGAGGGAATCATTTGTACGCTGTCACAGGTCCTTTCTTGTTAATGTAAATCATATTAAAGAAATTTATCCGGATACACATTCGACATTTGTACTGGCAATGGACAATGGTGCAACAATTCCGGTTAGTCAATCATACTCCAGTTATTTTCGAAAATTGTTAGGGTTTTAA
- a CDS encoding acetyl-CoA hydrolase/transferase family protein has protein sequence MEDKLKRIKNPGLKDRVVSAEEAASWIQDGMTLGLSGFTRAGDVKAVPTALIKRAENEAFKVNVFTGASLGSDIDKLFAEAGIINKRLPFQADATMRKKINQGGHLFVDHHLSHTAELVRSSVLEPIDYAILEAVTIEEDGMIIPTTSIGNSSIFGEHAKNIVVEINMAQSPLLEGLHDIYSLEKQGQRQPIPLTKPDDRIGTKGIKVDPERIKGIVFTNQLDSPSTIVEPDHETEIMAQHLLTFLRKEVKAGRLTETLAPIQSGIGSVANAVLHGMIDSEFNNLEVYSEVLQDAVFDLIDAGKVNFASCCSITLSEAKMAQVFGSFEDYRDKLIMRPQEISNHPEIIRRLGLISINTALEFDIYGNVNSTHVSGTKMMNGIGGSGDFARNARLAIFVTKSIAKDGDISSIVPFAPHVDHTEHDVDVVVTEQGYADLRGLAPRERVPLIIENCAHPMYREQLWDYYNEALERGGQTPHVLEKALSWHTNFAETGTMRQRVLEMV, from the coding sequence ATGGAAGATAAATTGAAACGTATTAAAAACCCTGGTCTCAAGGATCGTGTTGTTTCAGCGGAGGAAGCTGCTTCATGGATTCAAGACGGCATGACATTGGGGTTAAGTGGATTTACACGTGCCGGTGATGTGAAAGCGGTACCAACTGCATTGATTAAACGTGCTGAAAATGAGGCATTTAAAGTAAACGTTTTCACAGGTGCTTCATTAGGTTCGGATATAGATAAGTTGTTTGCTGAAGCGGGGATTATTAATAAACGCCTTCCGTTTCAAGCAGATGCTACGATGCGCAAGAAAATTAACCAAGGTGGACATTTATTTGTTGATCATCATCTTTCACATACAGCAGAATTAGTAAGGTCAAGTGTTTTAGAGCCAATTGATTATGCAATTTTGGAAGCGGTTACTATTGAAGAAGATGGGATGATTATTCCGACGACATCCATTGGTAATTCATCGATATTTGGAGAGCATGCGAAAAACATTGTTGTGGAGATTAATATGGCGCAATCCCCATTATTAGAAGGATTGCATGATATTTATAGTCTGGAAAAACAAGGGCAGCGTCAACCGATTCCATTAACAAAACCGGATGATCGGATTGGTACTAAGGGAATCAAGGTCGACCCAGAAAGAATAAAGGGAATCGTGTTTACGAATCAACTGGATTCACCATCAACTATTGTTGAACCTGACCATGAAACGGAAATAATGGCACAACATTTACTAACATTTTTACGAAAAGAAGTGAAGGCTGGGAGACTTACGGAAACCCTTGCTCCGATTCAATCTGGAATTGGCTCCGTTGCAAATGCCGTGCTTCATGGTATGATTGACTCTGAATTCAATAACTTGGAAGTTTACTCTGAAGTATTACAAGACGCGGTATTTGATTTAATTGATGCCGGAAAAGTAAACTTTGCTTCATGTTGTTCTATCACATTGTCAGAAGCGAAGATGGCACAGGTTTTTGGATCGTTTGAAGATTATCGCGATAAGTTAATTATGCGACCACAAGAAATTTCCAATCATCCAGAAATCATTCGCCGACTCGGATTGATTTCGATTAATACAGCGTTAGAATTTGATATTTATGGGAATGTAAACTCTACACATGTTTCAGGAACCAAAATGATGAATGGAATAGGTGGATCTGGAGACTTTGCGCGAAATGCACGTTTGGCTATTTTCGTAACAAAATCAATTGCGAAGGACGGAGATATTTCAAGTATCGTTCCATTTGCCCCGCATGTTGATCATACCGAGCATGATGTTGATGTTGTTGTAACCGAACAAGGATATGCAGATTTGCGCGGACTTGCTCCTAGAGAACGTGTTCCATTAATTATTGAAAACTGTGCACACCCTATGTACCGTGAGCAATTATGGGATTATTACAATGAGGCGCTTGAACGAGGTGGACAAACTCCTCACGTGTTGGAGAAAGCCTTATCTTGGCACACAAATTTTGCCGAAACAGGTACGATGCGTCAGCGTGTTTTGGAAATGGTTTAA
- a CDS encoding YndM family protein — protein MDHLKALGIKFIVIAITVFSIFGIFYNATLVNMFWISLLVTGISYLIGDMFILRKFGNVAATIADFPLTFLSLWALGSLFIEGSLPMITLSLLGAFFITICEPFIHAYIDENFSFERHDLRTMNQIQTEFSEEIDPDTNKKEDK, from the coding sequence ATGGACCACTTAAAGGCATTAGGTATAAAGTTTATTGTCATTGCCATTACTGTTTTCTCCATATTCGGGATCTTTTACAATGCCACGTTAGTTAATATGTTTTGGATCAGCTTACTTGTTACGGGGATTTCTTATCTAATCGGAGATATGTTTATCCTGCGTAAATTCGGCAATGTTGCTGCTACTATTGCAGACTTTCCATTAACATTCCTTTCACTATGGGCTTTAGGAAGTCTATTCATTGAGGGCAGCCTACCAATGATTACACTTTCCTTATTAGGAGCCTTTTTCATCACAATTTGTGAACCGTTCATTCACGCCTATATTGATGAGAACTTTTCATTTGAACGACATGATTTACGAACGATGAACCAAATACAAACTGAATTCTCTGAGGAAATTGATCCAGACACAAATAAAAAGGAAGATAAATAA